In Elusimicrobiota bacterium, the following proteins share a genomic window:
- a CDS encoding recombinase family protein, with protein MKIALYLRVSTEDQAKEGYSLEVQRETLEAFAKREGLEIYKIYSDDGISGYTSDRRPALAALLADAKSGKFDLVLVSKLDRFSRNLRDLLNLVEELCSYGVGFKSAGEPFDTTTSAGKLMFQQLGSFAEFERNRIAERVFPGMVKGVQQGNWQGSRYTPYGYKYNKAAKLLEVVESEAEVVRRIYALYLEGKSTLAIGTILTKQGVRNRKGNYFGTKVIGDILKNPIYTGKIVWNAHHYDKTKKTAKGYKYVKNSPDKIITAQGKHTALISDEVFAQAQKLRAEKRIALRKAKPGDYLLSGLMFCGKCNHKYVGASSVSNHRTKATKKWYRCSSRTRSYTTCRNKSVKAEAIEPHLEHMLEILLKNDKLRDRWPNMTCPAIRPQEDEKKAKKAVRQSLSDNFAKQAKLTDAYIESLMSKEVFEASNKELMQKGEELKKLAAFYELRQIDREKSADYLARVHEFRSDGDPQKELFSATDRKRMVNLVFRNIKISDKKLRNAEFFAPFNFLFIEAEQKWKTTLNRNPYP; from the coding sequence ATGAAAATCGCTTTATATTTAAGAGTTTCCACGGAAGACCAGGCCAAGGAAGGCTATTCCCTTGAGGTGCAAAGGGAAACCCTTGAAGCTTTTGCCAAACGGGAAGGCCTTGAGATTTACAAGATCTACTCGGACGACGGTATTAGCGGTTACACCTCGGACAGGCGGCCCGCGCTTGCCGCACTTTTGGCTGACGCCAAAAGCGGCAAATTCGATTTGGTGTTAGTTTCCAAATTGGACCGTTTCAGCCGGAACCTGCGCGACCTCTTAAATTTGGTAGAGGAGCTTTGCAGCTACGGCGTGGGCTTTAAGTCGGCGGGGGAACCCTTTGATACCACAACCTCGGCCGGCAAGCTTATGTTCCAGCAACTTGGCAGTTTTGCCGAGTTCGAGCGCAACCGCATAGCCGAGCGAGTATTCCCCGGCATGGTCAAAGGCGTTCAGCAGGGCAACTGGCAGGGCTCAAGATACACGCCCTACGGCTACAAATATAACAAAGCCGCCAAGCTGCTGGAGGTAGTGGAAAGCGAGGCCGAGGTTGTGCGGCGCATTTACGCCCTTTACCTTGAGGGCAAAAGCACCCTGGCTATAGGAACCATCCTTACCAAGCAAGGCGTAAGGAACCGTAAGGGCAATTATTTCGGCACCAAGGTTATAGGCGATATCCTTAAAAATCCTATCTACACCGGCAAGATCGTTTGGAACGCACACCACTACGACAAAACCAAGAAAACAGCCAAGGGTTATAAATACGTAAAGAACTCTCCTGATAAAATTATTACCGCACAAGGCAAACACACGGCCCTTATTAGCGACGAAGTTTTTGCGCAAGCGCAAAAGCTTCGCGCTGAAAAGCGCATCGCCCTGCGCAAGGCCAAGCCGGGGGACTACTTGTTATCCGGCCTGATGTTCTGCGGCAAATGCAATCATAAGTATGTGGGCGCATCCTCGGTATCGAACCACCGCACGAAGGCCACAAAAAAATGGTATCGCTGCTCTTCAAGGACGCGCAGTTATACCACCTGCCGCAACAAAAGCGTTAAGGCCGAGGCCATTGAACCACATCTTGAGCACATGCTTGAAATACTGCTCAAAAACGACAAATTAAGGGACCGATGGCCGAACATGACTTGTCCGGCCATCAGGCCCCAGGAAGACGAAAAAAAGGCAAAAAAGGCGGTTCGCCAAAGCCTGTCGGACAATTTCGCCAAACAGGCGAAATTGACCGACGCCTACATAGAAAGCCTCATGTCCAAGGAAGTTTTTGAGGCCTCAAACAAAGAATTAATGCAGAAAGGCGAAGAGCTGAAAAAGCTGGCGGCCTTCTACGAGTTGCGCCAGATAGACCGCGAAAAATCCGCGGACTATCTGGCGAGGGTCCATGAGTTCCGTTCCGACGGTGATCCGCAGAAAGAGTTGTTCAGCGCCACCGACCGCAAGCGCATGGTCAACCTGGTGTTCAGGAACATCAAAATCTCCGACAAAAAACTCCGAAATGCAGAATTTTTCGCGCCATTTAATTTTTTATTTATTGAGGCAGAGCAGAAATGGAAAACAACCCTAAACCGCAACCCGTATCCC
- a CDS encoding MerR family transcriptional regulator codes for MKRYNMVEAAKQLGVTRQTIYYWMKKGWVKPSRDYRDFPIFTETDLKKLKKWKETIKVAK; via the coding sequence ATGAAACGCTACAACATGGTTGAAGCCGCTAAACAATTAGGCGTAACCCGTCAAACAATTTACTACTGGATGAAAAAAGGTTGGGTGAAACCTAGCCGTGACTATCGGGACTTCCCGATATTCACGGAAACGGATTTAAAGAAACTTAAAAAGTGGAAAGAAACAATTAAGGTGGCCAAATGA